A window of the Lagopus muta isolate bLagMut1 chromosome 1, bLagMut1 primary, whole genome shotgun sequence genome harbors these coding sequences:
- the MGAT3 gene encoding beta-1,4-mannosyl-glycoprotein 4-beta-N-acetylglucosaminyltransferase isoform X2, with protein MKMRRHKLFLTLCMAGLCLISFLHFLKALSYVTFPRDLASLSPNLVSSFFWNNAPVTPQVSPEPGGAEFLRTPLYSHSPLLQPLPPSRASEELHKVEFVLPEDTTEYFVRTKAGGVCFKPGTKVLEKPPVGGRPEERADGAASGRPARKPLSAGGTKRRKWVECVCLPGWHGPSCGVPTVVQYSNLPTKDRLVPREIPRRVINAININHEFDLLDVRFHELGDVVDVFVVCESNFTAYGEPRPLKFREMLLNGSYEYIRHKVLYVFLDHFPAGGRQDGWIADDYLRTFLTRDGVSRLRNLRPDDVFIIDDADEIPARDGVLFLKLYDGWTEPFAFHMRKSLYGFFWKQPGTLEVVSGCTMGMLQAVYATDGIRLRRREYYTMPGFRQYENSTGHILVQWSLGSPLHFAGWHCSWCFTPEGIYFKLVSAQNGDFPRWGDYEDKRDLNYIRELIRTGGWFDGTTQEYPPADPKEHMYAPKYLLKNYQQFHYLLENPYRKAEGAG; from the coding sequence ATGAAGATGAGACGCCATAAGCTCTTTCTGACTCTCTGCATGGCTGGTCTCTGCCTCATCTCCTTCTTGCACTTCCTGAAGGCCCTTTCCTATGTCACCTTCCCCCGGGACCTGGCTTCACTTAGCCCCAACCTCGTCTCCAGCTTCTTCTGGAACAATGCCCCCGTCACGCCACAGGTTAGCCCTGAACCGGGGGGCGCGGAGTTCCTCCGCACACCCCTGTACTCCCACTCTCCCTTACTCCAGCCCCTGCCACCCAGCAGAGCCAGCGAAGAGCTGCACAAAGTCGAGTTTGTGCTGCCGGAAGACACGACTGAATATTTTGTCCGAACCAAAGCCGGTGGTGTCTGCTTTAAACCGGGTACCAAGGTGTTGGAGAAGCCACCAGTGGGAGGGCGGCCGGAGGAGCGCGCAGACGGTGCGGCTTCAGGGCGTCCTGCTCGCAAACCGCTGAGCGCAGGTGGGACCAAGCGGCGCAAGTGGGTGGAGTGTGTGTGCTTGCCGGGCTGGCACGGCCCCAGCTGTGGCGTTCCTACCGTGGTCCAATACTCCAACCTGCCCACCAAGGACCGCCTGGTGCCACGGGAGATCCCCCGGCGAGTCATCAATGCTATCAACATCAACCATGAGTTTGACCTGCTGGATGTCCGCTTCCACGAGCTGGGAGATGTGGTGGATGTCTTTGTGGTGTGTGAATCGAACTTCACGGCCTACGGAGAGCCACGGCCCCTCAAGTTCCGCGAGATGCTCCTCAACGGCTCCTATGAGTACATCCGCCACAAAGTGCTCTATGTCTTCCTGGACCACTTCCCTGCTGGTGGGCGCCAGGATGGCTGGATCGCTGACGATTACCTGCGCACCTTCCTCACCCGAGATGGCGTCTCTCGCCTCCGCAACCTGCGCCCGGATGATGTCTTCATCATCGATGATGCTGATGAGATCCCGGCTCGTGACGGCGTGCTCTTCCTCAAGCTCTACGACGGCTGGACGGAACCCTTCGCCTTTCACATGCGCAAGTCTCTCTACGGCTTCTTCTGGAAGCAACCGGGCACCTTGGAGGTGGTTTCAGGCTGCACTATGGGGATGCTCCAGGCTGTCTATGCTACTGATGGGATCCGTCTGCGGCGCCGTGAATACTACACCATGCCTGGTTTCCGGCAGTATGAGAACAGCACGGGACACATCCTGGTGCAGTGGTCGCTGGGCAGCCCCCTCCACTTTGCTGGCTGGCACTGCTCCTGGTGTTTCACCCCAGAGGGGATCTACTTCAAACTGGTATCGGCCCAGAATGGGGACTTCCCCCGTTGGGGTGACTACGAGGATAAACGAGACCTCAATTATATCCGGGAGCTGATCCGGACTGGTGGCTGGTTTGATGGTACGACGCAGGAGTATCCCCCTGCTGACCCTAAGGAGCACATGTATGCTCCCAAGTATCTGCTCAAGAACTACCAGCAGTTCCATTACTTGCTGGAGAACCCATACCGAAAAGCGGAGGGTGCTGGTTGA
- the LOC125701917 gene encoding MIEF1 upstream open reading frame protein-like, with the protein MAAWSRQAVLTLYRALLREGRGLRYTDRDFYLASIRREFRKNRGLQRLEDKERQLEKGQAFLQSKLGGLV; encoded by the coding sequence ATGGCAGCGTGGTCCCGGCAGGCCGTCCTGACCCTTTACCGGGCTCTGCTGCGCGAGGGCCGCGGGCTGCGCTACACCGACCGGGATTTCTACCTGGCTTCCATCCGCCGTGAGTTTCGCAAGAACCGGGGGCTGCAGCGGCTGGAGGATAaggagaggcagctggagaaggGGCAGGCTTTCCTGCAGAGCAAGCTGGGGGGCCTGGTGTAG
- the MGAT3 gene encoding beta-1,4-mannosyl-glycoprotein 4-beta-N-acetylglucosaminyltransferase isoform X1, with amino-acid sequence MWHTCRGDLWPREETLRHMCRHHNMVGSCHWGTQWNMSGACWMKMRRHKLFLTLCMAGLCLISFLHFLKALSYVTFPRDLASLSPNLVSSFFWNNAPVTPQVSPEPGGAEFLRTPLYSHSPLLQPLPPSRASEELHKVEFVLPEDTTEYFVRTKAGGVCFKPGTKVLEKPPVGGRPEERADGAASGRPARKPLSAGGTKRRKWVECVCLPGWHGPSCGVPTVVQYSNLPTKDRLVPREIPRRVINAININHEFDLLDVRFHELGDVVDVFVVCESNFTAYGEPRPLKFREMLLNGSYEYIRHKVLYVFLDHFPAGGRQDGWIADDYLRTFLTRDGVSRLRNLRPDDVFIIDDADEIPARDGVLFLKLYDGWTEPFAFHMRKSLYGFFWKQPGTLEVVSGCTMGMLQAVYATDGIRLRRREYYTMPGFRQYENSTGHILVQWSLGSPLHFAGWHCSWCFTPEGIYFKLVSAQNGDFPRWGDYEDKRDLNYIRELIRTGGWFDGTTQEYPPADPKEHMYAPKYLLKNYQQFHYLLENPYRKAEGAG; translated from the exons ATGTGGCATACCTGTCGTGGGGACCTTTGGCCGAGGGAGGAGACACTGAGACACATGTGCAGGCATCATAACATGGTGGGGAGCTGCCATTGGGGAACGCAGTGGAACATGTCGGGAGCGTGCTG GATGAAGATGAGACGCCATAAGCTCTTTCTGACTCTCTGCATGGCTGGTCTCTGCCTCATCTCCTTCTTGCACTTCCTGAAGGCCCTTTCCTATGTCACCTTCCCCCGGGACCTGGCTTCACTTAGCCCCAACCTCGTCTCCAGCTTCTTCTGGAACAATGCCCCCGTCACGCCACAGGTTAGCCCTGAACCGGGGGGCGCGGAGTTCCTCCGCACACCCCTGTACTCCCACTCTCCCTTACTCCAGCCCCTGCCACCCAGCAGAGCCAGCGAAGAGCTGCACAAAGTCGAGTTTGTGCTGCCGGAAGACACGACTGAATATTTTGTCCGAACCAAAGCCGGTGGTGTCTGCTTTAAACCGGGTACCAAGGTGTTGGAGAAGCCACCAGTGGGAGGGCGGCCGGAGGAGCGCGCAGACGGTGCGGCTTCAGGGCGTCCTGCTCGCAAACCGCTGAGCGCAGGTGGGACCAAGCGGCGCAAGTGGGTGGAGTGTGTGTGCTTGCCGGGCTGGCACGGCCCCAGCTGTGGCGTTCCTACCGTGGTCCAATACTCCAACCTGCCCACCAAGGACCGCCTGGTGCCACGGGAGATCCCCCGGCGAGTCATCAATGCTATCAACATCAACCATGAGTTTGACCTGCTGGATGTCCGCTTCCACGAGCTGGGAGATGTGGTGGATGTCTTTGTGGTGTGTGAATCGAACTTCACGGCCTACGGAGAGCCACGGCCCCTCAAGTTCCGCGAGATGCTCCTCAACGGCTCCTATGAGTACATCCGCCACAAAGTGCTCTATGTCTTCCTGGACCACTTCCCTGCTGGTGGGCGCCAGGATGGCTGGATCGCTGACGATTACCTGCGCACCTTCCTCACCCGAGATGGCGTCTCTCGCCTCCGCAACCTGCGCCCGGATGATGTCTTCATCATCGATGATGCTGATGAGATCCCGGCTCGTGACGGCGTGCTCTTCCTCAAGCTCTACGACGGCTGGACGGAACCCTTCGCCTTTCACATGCGCAAGTCTCTCTACGGCTTCTTCTGGAAGCAACCGGGCACCTTGGAGGTGGTTTCAGGCTGCACTATGGGGATGCTCCAGGCTGTCTATGCTACTGATGGGATCCGTCTGCGGCGCCGTGAATACTACACCATGCCTGGTTTCCGGCAGTATGAGAACAGCACGGGACACATCCTGGTGCAGTGGTCGCTGGGCAGCCCCCTCCACTTTGCTGGCTGGCACTGCTCCTGGTGTTTCACCCCAGAGGGGATCTACTTCAAACTGGTATCGGCCCAGAATGGGGACTTCCCCCGTTGGGGTGACTACGAGGATAAACGAGACCTCAATTATATCCGGGAGCTGATCCGGACTGGTGGCTGGTTTGATGGTACGACGCAGGAGTATCCCCCTGCTGACCCTAAGGAGCACATGTATGCTCCCAAGTATCTGCTCAAGAACTACCAGCAGTTCCATTACTTGCTGGAGAACCCATACCGAAAAGCGGAGGGTGCTGGTTGA